Proteins encoded together in one Xyrauchen texanus isolate HMW12.3.18 chromosome 50, RBS_HiC_50CHRs, whole genome shotgun sequence window:
- the LOC127641174 gene encoding mannose-1-phosphate guanyltransferase beta, with the protein MKALILVGGYGTRLRPLTLTVPKPLVEFCNKPVLLHQVEALVKAGVRHVILAVSYMSELLEREMRAQELRLGIKISLSHEKEPLGTAGPLALARELLTDSEEPFFVLNSDVICDFPFEDMLKFHQQHGKEGTIVVTKVEEPSKYGVVVYEGDTGRIHRFVEKPQVFVSNKINAGMYIFSPAVLRRIQLRPTSIEKEIFPVMAEEGDLYAMELQGFWMDIGQPKDFLTGMCMYLQSVRQQAPERLRTGPGFLGNVIVDPTAVIGENCTIGPNVTIGAGVILEDGVRIKRCTVLKGAHIHSHSWLESCIVGWSSSVGQWVRMENVSVLGEDVIVNDELYINGANVLPHKSITDSVPEPRIIM; encoded by the exons ATGAAAGCTCTGATTCTTGTTGGTGGTTATGGCACAAGGTTACGACCTCTTACCCTCACCGTACCCAAACCACTGGTTGAGTTCTGCAATAAACCCGTCCTGCTGCATCAAGTGGAGGCTTTAGTCAAG GCTGGAGTTCGTCATGTGATTTTGGCAGTAAGCTACATGTCTGAGTTGCTGGAGCGAGAGATGAGAGCTCAGGAGCTAAGA CTTGGAATTAAAATCTCCCTTTCACATGAGAAGGAACCACTCGGCACTG CTGGTCCTCTAGCTTTGGCCCGTGAGCTGCTGACCGACAGCGAGGAACCTTTCTTTGTCCTCAACAGTGATGTCATCTGTGATTTCCCCTTTGAAGACATGCTAAAGTTCCACCAACAGCATGGCAAAGAGGGCACCATTGTT GTGACTAAAGTGGAAGAGCCATCTAAATATGGTGTGGTAGTTTATGAAGGGGACACTGGAAGGATACATCGCTTTGTAGAGAAACCGCAAGTTTTTGTGTCCAACAAAATCAATGCGGGGATGTACATCTTCAGTCCTGCCGTGCTCAGAAGAATACAG TTGCGACCCACCTCCATAGAGAAGGAGATCTTTCCTGTGATGGCAGAGGAGGGAGACCTGTACGCCATGGAGCTGCAAg GGTTCTGGATGGACATTGGTCAGCCGAAAGACTTCCTGACTGGCATGTGCATGTATCTGCAGTCTGTACGGCAACAGGCACCTGAGAGACTCCGCACCGGACCAGGTTTCCTTGGAAATGTCATTGTG GACCCTACCGCAGTGATTGGGGAGAACTGTACCATTGGGCCGAATGTGACAATCGGTGCCGGGGTCATTCTTGAGGATGGGGTGAGAATAAAGCGCTGTACTGTCCTAAAGGGGGCGCATATCCACTCTCATTCTTGGCTGGAATCGTGTATTGTGGGTTGGAGCTCATCAGTGGGCCAGTGG GTGCGGATGGAGAACGTGTCAGTTCTGGGTGAAGATGTGATAGTCAATGATGAACTCTACATTAATGGTGCCAATGTTCTGCCTCACAAGTCCATCACAGACTCTGTTCCAGAACCTCGAATCATCATGTGA